The nucleotide window CTGGCACCAACCCCTCAACAACTCTATGATAATACACAAGTCTGATGTTGCGGCGCTTGTCTTGAAGAagtgcaatctgattaaaatcagatctttgatccgctctgTTCAATATTGTTGTGTAGCGACATAAAAATAATGGAGCGGATCAAacgtctggttttaatcagattggaagAGGTGGTAATTCAAGGTTGTTTAGCATTGCTGTGACACAGCTGTAGTCTCTGGATATGAATCTAGTAGCGCATGTTGTACTCGCTCAATGGTGTTTATGTCCTTGATGTAGTATGGGACCCATACAACTGAGCCATATTCTAGGATTGGTCTGATGAGCGACAAGTATATGGTGTATCTGCTTGATTTGGGGAACTTCATGTGCAAGTTCATACGCAAGAAGCCTAGGGTTGAATCATCATTGCGAGCCATCGTAACTGAGTCCGGTAGCGCCTATCCTACCTAAAGAAAATTGATGTAGTGTAAATGGAGGCAGTAAGCATGGCTTAATTGCAACGATGGGGTTGAATTGGCTTTCTTGGTGATGTTACCGATGTAGGTTCCTCTGAGATTGTAATTTCGAGGTATGGGTTTGAAGACAGCTCACTGCTGGCAGAGCTTTTATGTCGCCAGTCCAGCCGGATTGATGGGGTAGGATTTCAACCGGTCCGCAGAAAAAGTTGCCAtgcagtccaacagagttttccagaaatgattaaacatatttcgttaatcttgttaaaatgaaatttaacttaataatatgcctcagacaatattgtcaCGCTTATATGGGATTTataatttacgaatcagattcgtccgatatctacagatcgaagcatgccagaTGTATGTATAAGATTTCATGAGTGTATTTTCCAagatgatgctttagaaaattaacctgtcccatcggactgactaaaacaaatgtcaatcaGTCTGCCAGACGTTTAacagtcacagactgacaggcatatgttaatttctaGACCTGTGCTGGGGGATGGTATTGTCTAGGCTATAAAGGTGTTGGCTCTTTTCCCGAATATTGACAGAGGATATAGCATTTTTTAGCATTAAACTTCATGCCCCATGATTTGGCCCATTTTTCCAGGTTTTGTAAGCCCTGTTGTAGTATGGAATGGTCATGCTGCGACTTAATTTGGCGGTAAAGCAAACAGTCATCTGCAAACGGTACTGTCCGGGAGTGTTTAATCATATGCATGTTATACCACTCTAGATAGTAAGTatgtaagtaaattttatttagagTGGGTGTTATAGTGCCATATTTATATCTTCTTTCATTTTCTATGTtgttggggaaaaaaataagattttattttgtcattgcTTTCATTATCTGATGTATTTGCACTTGTGGTTGGTGGGGGTTGAATATTTAAGACCTGgtaaatcatttttttaataatattttttccTGACTTATTACATCTATACAGTTTTGAtttcttgtttctttttcaGACTTTGATATCAAGGCTTGAGTTCATTAAGTCGATAACTTTCCATATTAACCATGGTGCGCAAATCAGTCCGCTGCGGTCAAAGAACGGGAAACACCCTCCGGAAACACTTCATGTCATTTGTTTCCAATCATGGCTATGTCAACTACAACTTCATCAACATTCCAGACAACTTTGAACATGCGAAATATCAGACGCTGTTTAGCAGGAAAGATTGTGTTTTTCCAGATGGTCGTAAATCACACTTAGATTTGGTGGGAGATGATGATAACAAGtttattgatatacatttagATGCAAGTTACAGAGAAGGAAATCATGTGTGCTATTCACTGGACAAACATCAAAGGTGGACTCTTCCTTCAGTAATTAAAGAGAATATTGAATCCCTCTCGGAGGAAGATTTTAGAGTTGTTTTATCAGAAAGGAAGACAGTGACATTGTTTGTTTACTGGGGTGGACGATATTCCCCGACAGATTTAAGTGGAAGGTTTATTAAGTGGAATGATTGTGTAAATTATGTTGACAGTAAAACTCCCCTAACGCAGGCAACTCCAACGAAATCGGCATCATTCTTCTGTGATCtgagaaagaaatgtttaggGGAAGGATGCATCGAAAAGAAGACGGGAGAGAGGAAGAGGAAGAGGCATAACTTACATTGTAGGGGAGTCCAGAGGAAGACCGAACTCCGCCAAAAGGCAGGAAAAAAACAGCATGAAGAAAAGTACACTCATTACGCGTGAGTTAATGTCTATCAGCTGTAGTTCAAATTAGTTGTGTTGTGTTGTTATTTTAACAGGATATCTTGCAGGAAGAGTGAGTGGGTTAGTATTTGTATTATTAGGTTGGTCCTGTAAACCAAGTTTTATTCGCGATTACTAATTTATTTCACGATTTATCAGTGATGGCCTGCTTCCCAGctacaaattttcataaataattaatttgagATAATCTTTATTGAATAAATGCAAAAGACATCAATGGACTGGATCATTTAGAGAAATATTCAGGATGATGAGGTCACAAGAACTTCACAAAAATTTCTTGTAAAttaaagttggtttacagtatctATAGGGATTGAAGAAGGTTTGAGGGATATTAATTTGGAGGTGGGTATTGGGGCGTCAAGGTTCTGAGAGATATTAATTTGGAGGTGGGTATTGGGGCGTCAAGGTTCTGAGAGATATTAATTTGCAGGTGGGTATTGGGGTGTTGagtttttgagaaatattaCTGTGGAGGTGGATATTGATTTTTTGAGGGAGAGATATTAATTTGGAGATGGGTATTGgggtatgttttttttttagggatacatgtattcatttggAGATGGGTATTGGGGTATGGAGGTTTTAAGGGATATTGATTTGGAGGCGTATATTGGAGTTTGGGCGTTTTGAGGGATATTGATTTGGAGGTGCATGGTATTTGGGCATTGGGGTTTTGAGGGATATTAATTTGGAGGTGGGTATTGGGGTATGGAGGTTTTAAGGGATATTGATTTGGAGGTGGGTATAGGGGTATGGAGGTTCTGAGGGATATTGATTTAGAGTTGGGTATTGGGGTATGGGGTTTTGAGGGATATTGATTTGGAGGTGGGTGTTGGGTGTTGAGGTTGAGTATGGGGTTGAGGAGGAGTGGTAGGGGAGGGATTGATGACAAATTACAGAGGAGGTAGATTGTGGTATAGGTTTGAAAGGCGACACAATCAGCTCTACTAAATGGGATACTTCAGATCTGCAGTTGACgagctaacctactgagctactcagccgGACAATCAAATCTAAacaaatagacaaatattgctgatgttTGAATTTCCATTCATagtttaaaaggaagtcagccattatgacaatgtagtatacctccttaaactgGTAACAACCCAATCCCAACCCtacaacaaaattatcaaaCCCTAATTTAAACTTCCAAAAACATCAACTCCTCAAATCAACAATCGCACTTTCACATTCCAACCCCTGAAGTACTGGTCACAGTTTCTAGTCCAGctgggttttattttttatgatacTGCAGTTCTTGGTACTGtccacaggcaattatatcgcttgggttcgaatttactattaaagagtagtctttaaattgatatattaaAGAGTAAGTACTCTTTAAttgtaaattcgaacccaagcgatattaAGTACTCTTTGATAGTAAATTTGAACCCAAGCGATGTAATTGCCTGTGGTGCTGTCACAATGTGACATGACTGTGGGTTTTACTCGGTGTTTATTCAATCAGTTTGTTGGATGGAGCTGACAATGATGAGAGTATGGCTGAATTTCGATATGAGGTCTGTGATCCAAGTGGAATGAAGGCCAGATGTGATCTCAGCAAATGGTGGAATGAAGATCTTAACAGTGTACGAGGTAAAATAgaataaatttgttataaaatggTGATTTTGATATTCTTCATTATTTAACCTTGTGAACAAGAAATGTGTCACAGTAGCTTATGAtgttaatgatttcaaatttgctGGTAAAGTTTTTGTTCTTTAAAATTGCatgatatacatacacacactgatgtaggtatgaaaattaattttttctcttcttttttcatttCCAGATAAAGGAATATATTGTCATGGAAGAAAATCTCTTTTGAAACAGAAAGGATTTGTAAATGGTGTACGGGTAGCCTGGAAGAAACATCAGCTCAGAGACTGGGCTGATGACTTTGCAGAACATGTCCACAAAAGTCATACCAAGTCCTTTGAGAGCAGAGCCCAGACGACAGAACATTTCCACCAATCAGAAGAAGCTGTTTACGTGTACGATGCTGAGAATGATGAAACTTGTTGTGTGAAAAAGAAAGAGACATTGGAATTGGATATTTTCGACTGCttgatgaaatcaaaacaaaaacgaaaATCAGAGAGAAAACTTTGTAGGGGCATTAAGAAGAAAATGTCCGAGGAGGATTTGGATTTTAGAAGCcatattatttatttgaatgaGTCTAAAACAGAGGAAGAAGATAAATCGAACACAAAACCAAATGTTCCCAAAGATTTCTCTAATGCTGAAGTGGATGTCCGTTTACCGTACAGTGCAAAGTGTTTTTTTAAGAAGGAAGATGTGGATGAATTTTTCAGGAAGACACCAGTTTTCTGCTCAACAAGTTCATATCCAGCAATATTTGTTATTCCACTTGTAATGTCTGAGAATGAAAGTGTAGACAATATATCCCTAGATCTTAAAAACTTTGATGGCACTGTCTCAGCTCTCCTGTTACAACAGACACTGAGTTCTGTAGTGTCGTCTGCAGCAGAGATTATGGAGTGCAGGTAAGACGGTGTTCAGAGAGAAGCCTAGCTTATACATACAATGTAGGTTCATCTTGTTGCCCGATTACATTCAGTATCATATatagaatattgtttaaattgccTTAAGGTTGTGTGTATAGGTGTCAAGGTCATTCCCATTCAAACTCTCACtgctacataattatatatggtTCTGAGCATTTGCCACGAGTTGAAAAAGTGGTACGTCATCTTTAAGCTGATGACATATCTccaaagatttaaaaaatggtTGAAGACTCCCAAGTAATAAATCTACAATcaaagaactacatgtatgtgttactCGATCTGTATCTGTTTAGTGTTGGTTCTGTAAAATACAATAAAAGTTAAACCAAATGTATGTGAACCAAATGGTCATAGAAATTCCCATATCTGTGTGTATtaagtgtaaatgattaaatGATATACAGGAATAGTTGTGGCGTACTTTTAGGTTGAGAATTGTCGGTAATGAAGACCTGTATTCCACTGAAGAGGCCACTACGGAACTCAGTCACTTCATAGAAACTCAGGAGGAGTTCTTAATTCTCTCAATTAGAAAAATCTACCAGTATGCCAAAGACTTGATGAGGCAGAGATTTTGTCACACGTAAGTGTTGTAGAATGCCTCCCACACATCATTAGCAAGTCAAACAGCATGCAATCCTCTCATCATAAATTGTATAGCATGCAGTCCTCgcataaataaatcatacagcATGCAATCCTCACATAAATAATCACACAGGATGCAGTCCTCGCATAAATAAATCACACAGCATGCAGTCCTCACGTAAATAAATCACACAGCATGAATTCCTCacataaataaatcatacagcATGCATTCCTCacataaataaatcatacagcATGAATTCCTCACATAGATAAATCATACAGCATGCATTCCTCACATAGATAAATCACACAGCATGCAGTCCTCacataaataaatcatacagcATGCAATCCTCACATAAATAGATCACACAGCATGCAGTCCTAACATAAATAAATCACACAGCATGCAGTCCTCACATAAATAAATCACACAGCATGCAGTCCTCacataaataaatcatacagcATTAATTCCTCACATAAATAAATCACACAGCATGCAGTCCTCACATACATAAATCATACAGCATGCAGTCCTCACATAAATAAATCACACAGCATGAATTCCTCACATGAATAAATCATACAGCATGCATTCCTCacataaataaatcatacagcATGCAGTCCTCacataaataaatcatacagcATGCAGTCTTCACATAAATAAATCACACAGCATGCAGTCCTCACATAAATAAATCACACAGCATGCAATCCTCACATGAATAAATCACACAGCATGCATTCCTCacataaataaatcatacagcATGCAGTCCTAACATAAATAAATCACACAGCATGCAGTCCTCacataaataaatcatacagcATGCAGTCCTCACATAAATAAATCACACAGCATGCAGTCACCacataaataaatcatacagcATGCATTCCTCACATAGATAAATCATACAGCATGCAGTCCTCACATAAATAAATCACACAGCATGCAGTCCTCacataaataaatcatacagcATGCAGTCCTCACATAGATAAATCAT belongs to Ostrea edulis chromosome 7, xbOstEdul1.1, whole genome shotgun sequence and includes:
- the LOC125653980 gene encoding uncharacterized protein LOC125653980 → MVRKSVRCGQRTGNTLRKHFMSFVSNHGYVNYNFINIPDNFEHAKYQTLFSRKDCVFPDGRKSHLDLVGDDDNKFIDIHLDASYREGNHVCYSLDKHQRWTLPSVIKENIESLSEEDFRVVLSERKTVTLFVYWGGRYSPTDLSGRFIKWNDCVNYVDSKTPLTQATPTKSASFFCDLRKKCLGEGCIEKKTGERKRKRHNLHCRGVQRKTELRQKAGKKQHEEKYTHYALLDGADNDESMAEFRYEVCDPSGMKARCDLSKWWNEDLNSVRDKGIYCHGRKSLLKQKGFVNGVRVAWKKHQLRDWADDFAEHVHKSHTKSFESRAQTTEHFHQSEEAVYVYDAENDETCCVKKKETLELDIFDCLMKSKQKRKSERKLCRGIKKKMSEEDLDFRSHIIYLNESKTEEEDKSNTKPNVPKDFSNAEVDVRLPYSAKCFFKKEDVDEFFRKTPVFCSTSSYPAIFVIPLVMSENESVDNISLDLKNFDGTVSALLLQQTLSSVVSSAAEIMECRLRIVGNEDLYSTEEATTELSHFIETQEEFLILSIRKIYQYAKDLMRQRFCHTSLQMTRKRQQELELEPVFDWLPTVTYNVTTVKQASLLIGGTQGSGELEKMNLPSSAEYLTQRPECEYDCAVCFTSLCDDGRDLVEGVLIRPCQHSYCRTCLFQYAMEKIRTGARCITCLEYKCESEIDPVTILSLVSVQSFGQWSYRQQEQVVMSTGLWKWCPNKTCDLILSLVAKDQKVEERRESVPRVLLRNCNIKHMMCQCRTEFCMECQKLPHWPASCQQFGEYIKALNIQKELLKEEDYEMTFRVNVKACPRCKEKVDKNGGCNAMSCRCGHHFCWLCLQSNPYSAHRCKEVPLQEVELVNRKTVKFHVKSLEKAYSCRIRCKKFTRWKNTLMRKIQEMEGPVKSAGIHVDYGGLQTKLSSLCLQLQYLNVILESLKLMENVFISVSDLWRRSPMAKEINSLSKSIDFIISRTVELLQGSPDADMYSRIDQLQNFLSQKVKKMVLLSLYLKHVSSKRIQRLNKRTVHGQRMLQCWIAYA